In Nocardia sp. NBC_00403, one DNA window encodes the following:
- a CDS encoding CaiB/BaiF CoA transferase family protein: MSIGPLDGVRVLELGNYIAAPTAGRILGDFGAEVIKVERPKVGDELRNWRLYGGDTSMLYRTVNRNKKSITLDLRTEAGRGIVLDLIRRCDVLLENFRPGMLEKWGLGPDVLNEVNPDLVITRISAYGQTGPMASRPGFAAVAEAVGGLRELVGDPDRPPVRTGVSIGDSIAGIYAAFGTVMALFQRTQRAESIPLGERIIDVALNEAILSVMESLVPDYLAYGINRERVGGRMEGIAPSNAYPCRDGVSIIIGGNGDAIFQRYMAVIGRPDLAGDPDLQDNAGRWRNRERLDASIAEWTVTHTREEALKLLDAAAIPCGPIYTAADIVADEQYKARNMIQPFPVDVGASQPKTVGFTGIVPVIGEQSLPIRNVGPDLGAHTREVLSELLGMSDADIDALEGS, translated from the coding sequence ATGAGTATTGGGCCGTTGGATGGGGTGCGCGTCCTCGAACTCGGCAATTACATCGCCGCGCCGACCGCGGGACGCATCCTCGGTGACTTCGGTGCCGAGGTCATCAAGGTGGAGCGGCCCAAGGTCGGGGACGAGTTGCGCAACTGGCGGCTCTATGGCGGCGACACCTCGATGCTGTATCGCACCGTCAATCGCAACAAGAAGTCGATCACCCTTGATCTACGCACCGAGGCGGGGCGTGGCATTGTGCTCGATCTGATCCGCCGGTGCGATGTGCTGCTGGAGAATTTCCGGCCGGGCATGCTCGAGAAATGGGGTCTCGGGCCCGATGTGTTGAACGAGGTCAATCCCGATCTGGTGATCACTCGCATCTCCGCATACGGGCAGACCGGGCCGATGGCGTCGCGACCCGGCTTCGCCGCCGTCGCCGAGGCTGTCGGTGGCTTGCGTGAACTCGTCGGCGACCCGGATCGGCCGCCGGTGCGTACCGGCGTCTCCATCGGTGATTCCATCGCGGGGATCTACGCGGCGTTCGGCACGGTGATGGCGCTGTTCCAGCGCACGCAGCGGGCCGAGTCGATTCCGCTCGGTGAGCGCATCATCGATGTCGCCCTCAACGAGGCGATTCTGTCGGTGATGGAATCGCTGGTGCCGGACTACCTTGCCTACGGCATCAACCGGGAACGCGTCGGCGGCCGGATGGAAGGCATCGCACCGAGCAACGCCTACCCGTGTCGCGACGGCGTCAGCATCATCATCGGCGGCAACGGTGACGCCATCTTCCAGCGCTATATGGCCGTGATCGGCCGCCCGGACCTGGCCGGGGACCCCGATCTGCAGGACAACGCGGGCCGCTGGCGCAACCGTGAGCGGCTGGACGCCTCGATCGCCGAGTGGACGGTCACCCATACCCGCGAAGAGGCCCTGAAGCTGCTCGACGCGGCCGCCATTCCGTGCGGCCCTATCTACACCGCCGCCGACATCGTCGCCGACGAACAGTACAAAGCGCGCAACATGATCCAGCCCTTCCCCGTGGATGTCGGCGCCTCGCAACCGAAAACGGTCGGCTTCACCGGCATCGTCCCGGTGATCGGCGAGCAGTCGCTGCCCATCCGCAATGTCGGCCCCGATCTCGGTGCGCACACACGCGAGGTGCTGTCGGAACTGCTCGGCATGAGCGACGCCGACATCGATGCGCTGGAGGGGTCATGA
- a CDS encoding TauD/TfdA dioxygenase family protein — protein MTVDYATPATTSVTKLGAHIGAQVDNVRLGGDLDSATVEVIRRALLEHKVIFFRGQDHLDEDGQYAFAELLGSPTTPHPTVTSHGVKSLAIDSEHGRANSWHTDVTFVDRIPKASILRAVHLPSYGGSTTWASTVAAYNSLPEPLKRLAENLRAVHTNVYDYAARNVDKSTPNTEAYRAEFQSSYYETEHPVVRVHPETGERALLVGHFVKQFVGVSSTESQALFRLFQDRVTRLENTTRWNWAPGDVAIWDNRATQHYAIDDYDDQPRKLTRITLAGDVPVGVDGTASTILAGNAEHYSTIDEPVRLAS, from the coding sequence ATGACGGTCGACTACGCCACTCCCGCTACCACCTCGGTGACCAAGCTCGGTGCCCACATCGGTGCTCAGGTCGACAATGTCCGGCTCGGCGGCGACCTGGACTCGGCGACGGTCGAGGTGATCCGGCGTGCTCTGCTCGAGCACAAGGTGATCTTCTTCCGCGGCCAGGATCACCTGGACGAGGACGGGCAGTACGCCTTCGCGGAGCTGCTCGGCAGCCCGACCACGCCGCACCCGACGGTCACCTCGCACGGCGTCAAGAGCCTGGCCATCGATTCCGAGCACGGCCGCGCCAACAGCTGGCACACCGACGTCACCTTCGTCGACCGGATCCCGAAGGCCTCGATCCTGCGCGCGGTGCACCTGCCGTCCTACGGCGGTTCGACCACCTGGGCCTCCACCGTCGCCGCATACAACTCGTTGCCCGAGCCGCTCAAACGGCTGGCCGAGAACCTGCGTGCCGTGCACACCAACGTCTACGACTACGCCGCCCGCAACGTCGACAAGTCGACCCCCAACACCGAGGCCTACCGTGCCGAGTTCCAGTCGAGCTACTACGAGACCGAGCACCCGGTGGTGCGGGTGCACCCCGAGACCGGCGAGCGGGCCCTGCTGGTCGGCCACTTCGTCAAGCAATTCGTCGGCGTGTCCAGCACCGAGTCGCAGGCCCTCTTCCGCCTGTTCCAGGACCGGGTGACCCGGCTGGAAAACACCACCCGCTGGAACTGGGCCCCCGGTGACGTCGCGATCTGGGACAACCGCGCCACCCAGCACTACGCCATCGACGACTACGACGACCAGCCCCGCAAGCTGACCCGCATCACCCTCGCCGGTGACGTCCCCGTCGGCGTCGACGGCACCGCGAGCACCATCCTCGCCGGCAACGCCGAGCACTACTCGACCATCGACGAGCCGGTGCGCCTGGCCTCCTAG
- a CDS encoding deoxyribonuclease IV produces the protein MRIGAHVRLDSDPIGFGEKLGADVIQLFVVDPQSWDKPTPHPRTEEILVSPIDVVVHSSYQINVASLNNRLRMPSRNAVAQQAKAAADLGAFGLVVHGGHVRSDAEIDTGIDNWRKLFERQQDKGGFAVPILIENTAGGNHAMARHFDSIARLWDAVGEYGAGFCLDTCHAWAGGEELVGVVERIKAITGRIDLVHLNSSRDEFDSGADRHANFADGTIDPQLLAEVCRTADAPVILETPAEGVADDLAYLREHVS, from the coding sequence ATGCGCATTGGAGCACATGTCCGGCTCGACAGCGATCCGATCGGTTTCGGTGAGAAACTCGGCGCCGATGTCATCCAGCTGTTCGTCGTCGATCCACAGAGCTGGGACAAGCCGACCCCACATCCGCGGACCGAGGAGATCCTCGTGAGTCCGATCGACGTGGTCGTGCACTCGTCGTATCAAATCAATGTGGCGAGTCTGAACAACCGGCTGCGGATGCCGTCGCGCAACGCGGTGGCACAGCAGGCGAAGGCCGCGGCGGATCTCGGTGCCTTCGGCCTGGTCGTGCACGGCGGCCACGTCCGCTCCGATGCCGAGATCGACACCGGAATCGATAACTGGCGCAAGCTGTTCGAACGCCAGCAGGACAAGGGCGGTTTCGCGGTGCCCATTCTGATCGAGAACACTGCGGGCGGAAACCATGCCATGGCCAGGCATTTCGATTCGATTGCCCGGCTGTGGGACGCGGTCGGCGAATACGGCGCGGGCTTCTGCCTCGACACCTGCCATGCCTGGGCAGGCGGCGAAGAGCTCGTCGGCGTCGTCGAACGGATCAAGGCGATCACCGGTCGAATCGACCTGGTGCACTTGAACTCTTCGCGCGACGAGTTCGATTCCGGCGCCGACCGGCACGCCAACTTCGCCGACGGCACCATCGACCCGCAGCTGCTCGCTGAGGTGTGCCGCACCGCAGACGCTCCGGTAATCCTCGAAACCCCCGCGGAAGGCGTCGCCGACGATCTCGCCTACCTGCGTGAACATGTGAGCTGA
- a CDS encoding serine/threonine-protein kinase, which yields MLRKGDVFAGYAIQRVLGQGGMGTVYLAKHPRLPRLTALKLLNPELYSDTEIRGRFEREADLIARLDHPNIVTVYDRGAEDEQLWISMQFVPGADASCADVNVLAPGRAVQIVGDTAKALDFAHANGVLHRDVKPANILLAKAPIGQPERVLLTDFGIAGVRDSDTTLSSAGSITATLAYAAPEQLLGLPLDDRADQYALACTLFWMLTGVGPYSGGNPAAVINGHIYGPVPSICHTRPGIPPALDGVLARALAKRSTDRFGSCSEFAAAARWALSSSGPQHPHPPNGSPHTAHPAPGRPPVDTTPPHHAPTNQLPPHPAPQHGPPSHHAAPYGLPPHHAAPHHAPQQPAWASPAQPQAAPTHTASPATQQQSMPPHPTPPQATTAYTAHPQAVSPHVVSPTARQYTPPHLTHSAPHNTEVSPEQQGPAGSADTPPSSAAPRMPLPPRRKPRPGTIALPDIRARPARSTPPDSARRGGRQPPEPPPPP from the coding sequence GTGTTGCGCAAAGGCGACGTCTTCGCGGGCTATGCCATCCAGCGCGTGCTCGGCCAAGGCGGCATGGGCACCGTCTATCTGGCCAAGCATCCGCGGCTGCCACGGCTGACCGCGTTGAAGCTGCTGAACCCGGAGCTCTACAGCGACACCGAAATCCGCGGCCGCTTCGAGCGCGAGGCCGACCTGATCGCCCGGCTCGACCATCCCAATATCGTGACCGTCTACGACCGCGGCGCGGAGGACGAGCAGCTGTGGATCTCCATGCAGTTCGTTCCCGGGGCGGACGCATCCTGCGCGGATGTGAATGTGCTCGCGCCGGGTCGAGCGGTGCAAATCGTGGGCGACACGGCCAAGGCATTGGATTTCGCGCACGCCAACGGCGTGCTGCACCGTGACGTGAAACCGGCGAACATCCTGCTGGCCAAAGCGCCGATCGGACAGCCCGAACGGGTGCTGCTCACCGATTTCGGCATCGCGGGCGTGCGCGACAGCGACACCACGCTGAGCTCGGCAGGCTCGATCACCGCCACCCTCGCCTATGCCGCACCCGAACAGTTGCTCGGGCTGCCACTGGACGATCGGGCCGATCAATACGCGCTCGCCTGCACCCTGTTCTGGATGCTGACCGGCGTCGGACCGTACTCCGGCGGCAATCCGGCCGCGGTCATCAACGGCCATATCTACGGACCGGTGCCGTCTATATGCCACACCAGGCCGGGCATTCCACCCGCACTGGACGGAGTACTCGCGCGGGCGCTGGCCAAACGATCGACAGACCGGTTCGGCAGCTGCTCGGAGTTCGCGGCAGCAGCACGATGGGCGCTCTCGTCCAGCGGGCCGCAACACCCGCACCCTCCGAACGGATCACCGCACACCGCACACCCCGCACCTGGCCGGCCGCCCGTCGATACGACGCCGCCACATCACGCGCCGACCAACCAGCTGCCACCACACCCTGCACCACAGCACGGCCCGCCATCACACCACGCCGCACCGTATGGCCTGCCGCCTCATCACGCCGCACCACACCATGCACCACAGCAGCCCGCATGGGCTTCCCCCGCGCAACCGCAGGCCGCTCCGACGCACACGGCATCTCCTGCCACGCAACAGCAATCCATGCCACCACACCCCACACCGCCGCAGGCGACAACGGCGTATACGGCGCACCCGCAAGCCGTTTCACCACACGTCGTGTCTCCTACCGCGCGGCAATACACGCCACCACACCTCACACACTCGGCACCACACAACACCGAGGTGTCGCCCGAGCAGCAGGGGCCGGCCGGATCCGCCGACACGCCGCCGAGCTCGGCGGCACCGCGGATGCCGCTGCCACCGCGGCGGAAGCCGCGTCCGGGAACCATTGCGCTACCCGATATTCGGGCGCGACCGGCCAGGTCGACGCCGCCCGATTCGGCGCGGCGCGGCGGGCGGCAACCGCCCGAACCACCTCCTCCGCCATAG
- a CDS encoding serine/threonine-protein kinase, producing the protein MLASGDVFAGYVIDRQLGRGGMGSVYLAKHPRLPRMTALKLLNREMFFDKEVRARFEREADLVAQLDHPNIVTVYDRGLDDEQLWISMQYIDGIDAASVDPKTLPPERAVQIIKETADALDYAHGMGVLHRDVKPANILLARSGAGRGERVYLTDFGIARLRDDTGHLTQTGTFTATLAYASPEQLTGATLDHRSDQYSLACSLFWLFTGTGPFAATNPAAVIQGHLQAAPPALSSARPGLPYALDSVLARAMAKRPEDRYASCSEFAAAARHALTNPSVPSMPVVGGPRPVTGPAVPLTGGPRPQTAPPIPVTGTPFPVANGPGPRTSGAHPLTGPPLANTPPGTQVQPPMQTGPAQQQPNPYQQPANQHPFGFHTPPGPPNGGGVRPIPPGQPPRHKSNTGLIIGISLGVVVLILVVLGIIGAVTDDSSSTASTTTSTSSTSSTSSSSSSSSNSGTATPSIEAISTEFGRMVPTSKSGDTGYNGAHCIAADSTSPSPPTTGSPDFGKWLYEWDCYGGGETADPDPFYTIFVYKSAADVQAMVNALPTNTKSTDTNGGMSYTNYKYTNDGPKIITVFTGDKDRAQFAMYTDGLAGSIENAMRWWRTAPLN; encoded by the coding sequence ATGCTGGCCAGCGGTGACGTTTTCGCCGGCTATGTCATCGATCGGCAACTGGGTCGCGGTGGCATGGGTTCGGTCTACCTGGCGAAACATCCGCGGCTACCGCGGATGACGGCGCTGAAGCTGTTGAACAGAGAGATGTTCTTCGACAAGGAGGTGCGGGCGCGGTTCGAACGGGAGGCGGATCTGGTCGCCCAGCTCGATCACCCCAATATCGTCACGGTGTACGACCGCGGCCTCGACGATGAGCAGCTGTGGATCTCGATGCAGTACATCGACGGCATCGATGCCGCGTCGGTGGATCCCAAGACACTGCCGCCGGAGCGGGCGGTGCAGATCATCAAGGAGACCGCGGACGCGCTCGACTACGCCCACGGCATGGGCGTGCTGCACCGCGACGTGAAGCCCGCGAACATCCTGCTGGCCCGCTCGGGCGCGGGACGCGGCGAACGGGTGTACCTGACCGACTTCGGCATCGCCCGGCTGCGTGACGACACCGGCCATCTCACCCAAACCGGGACCTTCACCGCGACGCTCGCCTACGCCTCACCCGAGCAGCTGACCGGCGCCACACTGGACCACCGATCGGATCAGTATTCGCTGGCCTGCTCATTGTTCTGGCTGTTCACCGGCACCGGCCCCTTCGCTGCGACCAACCCGGCCGCGGTGATCCAGGGACATCTGCAGGCCGCGCCGCCCGCGCTCAGCAGCGCCCGCCCCGGACTGCCCTATGCGCTGGACAGCGTCCTCGCCAGGGCCATGGCCAAGCGGCCGGAGGACAGGTACGCCTCCTGTTCGGAGTTCGCGGCCGCCGCACGCCACGCCCTCACCAATCCGAGCGTGCCGTCGATGCCGGTCGTCGGCGGGCCACGCCCCGTCACCGGGCCCGCCGTTCCCCTGACCGGCGGACCTCGCCCGCAGACCGCACCGCCGATTCCCGTGACGGGAACACCGTTTCCGGTGGCCAACGGGCCGGGTCCGCGTACGAGCGGGGCACACCCGCTGACCGGACCACCCCTCGCCAACACCCCGCCGGGCACGCAGGTGCAGCCGCCCATGCAGACCGGCCCCGCCCAACAGCAGCCGAACCCGTACCAGCAGCCGGCCAACCAGCACCCATTCGGTTTCCACACACCACCCGGACCGCCGAATGGTGGTGGCGTGCGGCCGATCCCCCCCGGTCAACCGCCGCGACACAAGTCCAACACCGGACTCATCATCGGGATCAGCCTCGGCGTGGTGGTGCTGATCCTGGTGGTTCTCGGCATTATCGGAGCCGTCACCGACGATTCGTCATCGACCGCCAGCACCACCACATCCACGTCGTCCACGTCGTCCACGTCGTCCTCGTCGTCCTCGTCGAGCAACAGCGGCACGGCGACTCCGAGCATCGAAGCGATCAGCACCGAATTCGGGCGCATGGTGCCCACGTCCAAGTCCGGCGACACCGGCTACAACGGCGCCCATTGCATCGCGGCCGATTCGACCTCGCCATCGCCGCCGACCACCGGCTCACCGGATTTCGGCAAGTGGCTCTACGAGTGGGATTGCTACGGCGGCGGTGAGACCGCCGACCCGGACCCCTTCTACACGATCTTCGTCTACAAATCCGCCGCTGACGTGCAGGCCATGGTCAACGCCCTGCCGACGAACACCAAGTCGACCGACACCAACGGCGGCATGTCGTACACGAACTACAAGTACACGAACGACGGGCCCAAGATCATCACCGTCTTCACCGGCGACAAGGATCGCGCCCAGTTCGCCATGTACACCGACGGTCTCGCGGGCAGCATCGAGAACGCCATGCGCTGGTGGCGCACGGCACCGCTGAACTAA
- the tuf gene encoding elongation factor Tu, with translation MSKKTYVRTKPHLNIGTMGHVDHGKTTLTAAITKVLAERGGGSFVPFDRIDRAPEEALRGITINIAHVEYETATRHYAHIDMPGHADFVKNMITGAAQLDGAILVVSAQDGVMPQTAEHVLLARQVGVEHIVVALNKADAGDPELLDLIELEVRDLLTAQGYPGAELPVVRVSGLRALAGEDHWTAALLELLDAVDTHVPTPVRYTDAPLLLPVENVLTITGRGTVVTGAVERGRVRLGDRVELLGLDGEALTTVVTGVETFGRTMEFAEAGDNVALLLRGVQRGQVRRGQVVVEPGSIAVHTRFNARVYLLGTAEGGRRTPITSGYRPQFYVRTGDVVGDVTLPDDIGMAIPGDTVELTVRLGHPVPLEPGLGFVIREGGRTVGAGTVLSTD, from the coding sequence ATGTCCAAGAAGACGTATGTCCGCACCAAGCCGCACCTCAACATCGGCACCATGGGTCACGTCGACCACGGCAAGACCACCCTCACGGCGGCGATCACCAAGGTGCTCGCCGAGCGTGGCGGCGGTAGTTTCGTACCCTTCGACCGCATCGACCGCGCGCCGGAGGAGGCGCTGCGCGGTATCACCATCAATATCGCGCATGTCGAATACGAAACGGCCACCAGGCATTACGCGCACATCGACATGCCGGGTCACGCCGACTTCGTGAAGAACATGATCACCGGCGCCGCCCAGCTCGACGGCGCCATCCTGGTGGTCTCCGCGCAGGACGGCGTGATGCCGCAGACGGCCGAGCATGTGCTGCTGGCCCGTCAGGTCGGCGTCGAGCACATCGTCGTCGCCCTCAACAAGGCCGACGCGGGCGACCCGGAACTGCTCGACCTGATCGAGCTGGAGGTCCGTGACCTGCTCACCGCCCAGGGCTACCCCGGCGCGGAACTACCGGTCGTGCGGGTGTCGGGATTGCGGGCGCTGGCGGGCGAGGACCACTGGACCGCGGCGCTGCTCGAACTGCTCGACGCTGTCGACACGCATGTACCGACCCCCGTCCGGTACACCGACGCGCCGCTCCTGCTGCCGGTGGAGAACGTCCTGACCATTACCGGTCGGGGCACCGTCGTCACTGGTGCGGTGGAGCGCGGCCGGGTCCGTCTCGGTGACCGGGTGGAACTGCTCGGTCTCGACGGCGAGGCCCTGACCACGGTCGTAACCGGGGTGGAAACCTTCGGCCGGACAATGGAGTTCGCGGAAGCGGGCGACAATGTCGCGCTGCTGCTGCGCGGCGTGCAGCGCGGTCAGGTCCGTCGCGGCCAGGTCGTCGTTGAGCCGGGCAGCATCGCGGTGCACACCCGGTTCAACGCCCGCGTGTACCTGCTCGGCACGGCCGAGGGTGGTCGGCGCACACCGATCACCTCCGGCTACCGCCCGCAGTTCTACGTGCGGACCGGCGATGTCGTCGGTGACGTGACCCTGCCCGACGACATCGGAATGGCGATCCCCGGCGACACGGTCGAACTGACCGTGCGACTGGGTCACCCGGTTCCGCTCGAGCCGGGCCTCGGCTTCGTCATCCGCGAGGGCGGGCGCACTGTCGGTGCGGGCACGGTGCTCAGCACCGACTAG
- a CDS encoding GNAT family N-acetyltransferase, which translates to MRIEITTDPAEFRSRTETFLRRDPLRHTVITTGTANSAGGLDGSNEPSRFLSAHAEDGTVLGVAMRSAGRDLYLGELADGCVDAVAEALAEIAPDAGGVEGAIETATRFGDRWSAMRGGGYRHAYTTRLYRLRTLRSPEAAGSPRRAVESDIDLCLAWSEAMRVESGMGPQGWTATLVGKRIAAGRWWLWEHEGRPVSLAAHQAPVYGWSRIGPVYTPPADRGHGYAGILTAHVAHTLRTEGIDVCLFADIDNPTPNKIYRAIGFESAGEFVHYAFT; encoded by the coding sequence ATGCGCATCGAGATCACCACGGACCCCGCGGAGTTCCGATCGCGGACCGAGACGTTCCTGCGCCGTGACCCCTTGCGGCACACAGTGATCACCACCGGTACCGCCAACTCCGCCGGTGGCCTCGACGGCTCGAACGAGCCGTCGCGTTTCCTCTCGGCGCACGCCGAGGACGGCACAGTGCTCGGTGTGGCGATGCGCAGCGCGGGTCGCGACCTGTACCTCGGTGAGCTCGCCGACGGCTGCGTGGACGCCGTCGCCGAGGCGCTTGCCGAGATCGCTCCCGACGCGGGCGGAGTCGAGGGGGCCATCGAGACCGCCACCCGGTTCGGCGACCGCTGGAGTGCGATGCGCGGCGGCGGGTATCGGCACGCTTACACCACGCGCCTGTATCGGCTCCGCACACTCCGGTCCCCCGAGGCTGCCGGTTCGCCGCGCCGCGCGGTCGAATCCGACATCGATCTGTGCCTCGCTTGGTCGGAGGCGATGCGGGTCGAGTCGGGCATGGGCCCACAGGGGTGGACCGCCACGCTCGTGGGCAAGCGGATTGCGGCGGGGCGGTGGTGGCTGTGGGAACACGAGGGCAGGCCGGTCTCGTTGGCGGCCCATCAGGCGCCCGTGTACGGCTGGTCCCGCATTGGTCCCGTCTACACGCCGCCCGCCGATCGTGGCCACGGTTACGCCGGCATTCTGACTGCTCATGTGGCGCACACGCTGCGCACCGAGGGCATCGACGTCTGCCTGTTCGCCGATATCGACAACCCCACCCCGAACAAGATCTATCGGGCCATCGGTTTCGAGTCGGCCGGTGAATTCGTGCACTACGCATTCACCTGA
- a CDS encoding acyl-CoA dehydrogenase family protein, whose translation MDFELTDEQVMLRDTVRDLLARNYDPESRLKITDTELGWSRDVWRQLAELGVLGLSFTEEDGGVGAGPVETNLVLEEFGRRLAPEPILDAVLVPGGLIARVGSAEQRQRILPEVVEGNKLLAFAHAEPGVRWPSTELRTTATAQGDSYVLTGIKNPVPHGDCADELVVSAVLPGGGVGLFLVGLDAAGVVRKSYRTVDGQRGAQIEFDKAPAELLGDNLDAASAIESTTVHAQAGLCAESVGAMAEALRLTAEYLRTRKQFGVTLSKFQTLTQRAANMYVSLELARSMSLYATASLADGGNDTVVASRARLQVGRAARHVGQEAIQMHGGIGVTAEYPVGHYVARLTAIERTLGGGFEHLRVLTAGVGDYDLAEL comes from the coding sequence ATGGATTTCGAACTCACCGATGAACAGGTCATGCTGCGCGACACCGTCCGCGATCTGCTGGCCCGCAACTACGATCCCGAATCCCGGCTGAAGATCACCGACACCGAACTCGGCTGGAGCCGCGATGTCTGGCGTCAGCTCGCCGAACTCGGCGTGCTCGGCCTGAGCTTCACCGAGGAGGACGGCGGCGTCGGTGCCGGACCGGTGGAGACCAACCTCGTGCTGGAGGAGTTCGGCCGTAGGCTCGCACCGGAGCCGATTCTGGACGCGGTGCTGGTGCCGGGTGGCTTGATCGCCAGGGTCGGCAGTGCTGAGCAACGGCAGCGGATCCTGCCCGAGGTGGTCGAAGGCAACAAGCTGCTTGCCTTCGCACATGCCGAGCCCGGGGTGCGCTGGCCGTCCACCGAACTGCGCACGACTGCGACGGCGCAGGGCGATTCCTACGTGCTGACCGGCATCAAAAACCCGGTGCCGCACGGCGACTGCGCCGATGAGCTCGTGGTGAGTGCGGTGCTGCCCGGTGGCGGTGTCGGTCTATTCCTGGTCGGTCTCGACGCCGCCGGCGTGGTCCGCAAGTCCTACCGGACGGTGGACGGCCAGCGTGGCGCACAGATCGAGTTCGACAAGGCGCCCGCGGAATTGCTCGGTGACAACCTCGACGCCGCGTCGGCGATCGAGTCGACCACCGTGCACGCCCAGGCCGGGCTGTGTGCGGAGTCCGTCGGCGCGATGGCGGAGGCACTGCGGCTGACCGCCGAATATCTGCGTACGCGTAAGCAGTTCGGTGTCACGCTGTCGAAGTTCCAGACCCTGACCCAGCGGGCGGCGAACATGTACGTCTCGCTCGAGCTCGCGCGCAGCATGAGTCTCTACGCGACGGCATCGCTGGCGGACGGCGGCAACGACACGGTGGTCGCGTCGCGGGCCCGGTTGCAGGTCGGGCGGGCCGCCCGGCACGTCGGTCAGGAAGCGATCCAGATGCACGGCGGCATCGGTGTCACCGCGGAATACCCTGTCGGCCACTACGTGGCCCGGCTCACCGCCATCGAGCGCACGCTCGGCGGCGGTTTCGAGCACTTGCGGGTGCTGACCGCGGGGGTCGGCGACTACGACCTGGCCGAGCTCTAA
- a CDS encoding acyl-CoA dehydrogenase family protein, translating to MKISLSPDEVVFRDELRKFYRTEIPEDIRERVKYGRELSRDDIVTAHKILNDHGLAVPNWPVEWGGKDWTPMQRHIWQDELQLASVPEPLTFNAQMVGPVIAQFGSQEVKQRFLPATAALDIWWCQGFSEPDAGSDLASLRTTAVRDGDSYIVNGQKIWTTLAQYADWIFCLVRTDPNAPKKQAGISFLLFDVKSPGVTIRPIKLIDGGYEVNEVFFENVRVPADQLVGEENMGWTYAKFLLGNERTGITGVGRTKVKIGVAKDYARQTKSGSGTLLEDPVFAARIAELENELLALEITQLRVVSNSVEGKPNPASSVLKLRGSELQQAATELLLDIAGQDAVPVDADDIASPGWAQRSGPGYLNYRKTTIYGGSSEVQRTIIASTILGL from the coding sequence ATGAAAATCAGTCTGTCCCCCGACGAGGTGGTCTTTCGCGATGAGCTGCGAAAGTTCTACCGGACCGAGATTCCCGAAGACATCCGTGAGCGCGTGAAATACGGCCGCGAACTGTCCCGCGACGACATCGTCACAGCGCACAAAATCCTCAACGACCATGGTCTGGCCGTGCCGAACTGGCCGGTGGAGTGGGGCGGCAAGGACTGGACGCCGATGCAGCGCCACATCTGGCAGGACGAATTGCAGCTGGCCTCGGTGCCGGAGCCGCTGACGTTCAATGCCCAGATGGTCGGCCCGGTGATCGCGCAGTTCGGATCACAGGAGGTCAAGCAGCGCTTCCTGCCTGCGACCGCGGCACTGGACATCTGGTGGTGCCAGGGCTTCTCCGAGCCCGACGCGGGTTCGGACCTGGCCTCGCTGCGCACCACCGCGGTGCGCGACGGCGATTCCTACATCGTCAACGGCCAGAAGATCTGGACCACCCTCGCGCAGTACGCGGACTGGATCTTCTGCCTCGTGCGCACCGATCCGAACGCACCGAAGAAGCAGGCGGGCATTTCCTTCCTGCTGTTCGACGTGAAGAGCCCCGGTGTCACCATCCGCCCGATCAAGCTCATCGACGGCGGCTACGAGGTGAACGAGGTCTTCTTCGAGAACGTCCGGGTGCCCGCCGATCAGCTGGTCGGCGAGGAGAACATGGGCTGGACCTACGCCAAGTTCCTGCTCGGCAACGAGCGCACCGGTATCACCGGCGTCGGCCGCACCAAGGTCAAGATCGGTGTGGCGAAAGACTATGCGCGCCAGACCAAGTCGGGCTCGGGCACACTGCTGGAGGACCCGGTCTTCGCGGCGCGGATCGCTGAGCTGGAGAACGAACTGCTCGCGTTGGAGATCACCCAGCTGCGCGTGGTCTCCAACTCTGTCGAGGGCAAGCCGAATCCGGCCTCGTCGGTGCTGAAGCTGCGCGGCTCCGAGCTGCAGCAGGCCGCCACCGAATTGCTGCTCGATATCGCGGGCCAGGACGCGGTGCCGGTCGACGCCGACGACATCGCCTCGCCCGGCTGGGCGCAGCGTAGCGGCCCCGGCTATCTGAACTACCGCAAGACAACCATCTACGGAGGTTCGAGCGAGGTGCAGCGCACCATCATCGCCTCCACGATCCTCGGATTGTGA